The following nucleotide sequence is from Streptomyces sp. NBC_00239.
CCGTCCGTGATGAGCACGATCCGGCGGGTGGCGTCACCGCCCTTGAGGTCCTCGGCGGCGCCCAGCAGGGCCGGCCCGATGGGCGTCCAGCCGGTGGGGGCGAGGGTCGCGACGGCGGTCTTCGCCTCCAGCCGGTCGAGCGGCCCGACGGGGTAGAGCTGCCGGGTGTCCTTGCAGCCGCGCTTGCGGTCGTTGCCGGGGTAGTCGGCGCCGAGGGTCCGGATGCCGAGCCGGACCTCCTCCGGTACGGCGTCGAGCACCTCGTTGAACGCCTGCTTCGCCGCCGACATCCGGGACTTGCCGTCGATGTCGGTCGCGCGCATCGAGCCGCTGACGTCCAGCACCAGCTCGACCTTCGGGGGTTCCTTGGCCACGGGCTCCCCGGCGGAGGCCTGGGCCGGGAACAGCCCGACGGTCAAAGCGGCGAGCAGGCCGCACGCCCCGGCCGCCACCCATTTTCTTGTGATCATCGCCGGATCGTATTGACGATCGTCCGCCAATCCAAAACGCCGGGACCACCGCCGGGCGGTCAGCGCAGGATGCCCTCGATGAAATCGGACCCGATGCGCGCCACCCGGGTCAGGTCCAACCGGTGGTGTACGTACCGCCCCTGGCGCCGGGTGCTCAGCAGGCCCGCCTTGCGCAGCACCGTCAGGTGCCGGGACACCTCCGGCGCGGTGATCCCGTACACGGAGGCCAGCTCGGTCGTCGTGAACGCGGAGCGGGCGAGCGACCGGCACAGCTGCATGCGCATCGGGTGGGCGAGCGCCTCCATCCGGCGCTGCAACAGTTCCACCGAGCCGGGCTCGCGGGCGAGTTCGGGGGAGGAGAGCGGGTAGTGCACCACCGGCCGCCAGCCGGGCGCGTGCAGCACCAGCAGGTGCGGCCAGCCGAAGTGGGTGGGTACGAAGACCAGTCCGGTGCCGACGGCCGGATCGGTGGCCGTGGCCGACCCGCTGACCATCTTGTCGACGGCGATCACCGTCTGGGCCTCGTCCACGCCGAGCGCCGCCGACACCTCCTTGAGGGTCGCGGGAAGCCCCTTGTGGCGCAGCAGTTGCGTCTTGTGGCGGGCGTCGGCGGTCTGCTGCGGCTCGACCCGCCGCCAGGTCTCGGCGAAGAACGCCTCGTCGCAGTCCTCGGCCAGCCGGCGCAGCCAGCGCCGTACGGCGGCCGGTTCCTCGAGGAGCCGGGTGGCGAAGGCGAGTTGGCGCGGCCCGCGGGCGGCGGCCGTCTCCAGCGCGAGGGCCCGGGCCCCCGCGTCCACCAGCGGCGACGGGGAGCCCTCGTCGTAGAAACCCAGCCGGCAGTGGTCCAGGGCGGAAGCGGCGAAGCGCTCGTCGTCCATCCGGTCCAGTACGTCGAGCTCCTCGGCGAGGGTCGCGCCGGGTACGCCGCTCCCGCCGGGCACCCCGGCGAACGCCATGAAGACGTCCGAGAACGTGCCGCTCCACATGAAGTCGGCCTCCAGCAGCCGGTCCGCCAGACACGGATCGAGGGCGGCGGACGTCGCGGCCGTCCAGGAGGCCAGACCGGGGTGGTGCGAGGGCTGCGACAGCGCGTGCAGGGCCATGCACAGCTCGGCGAGCGGGGAGGGGGCGAAGGTGATCCGCTCGTGCGGCAGCCCGGCGATGTCGATGGTCACGCTCATGCCGCCATCCTCCACGACAGCCGGCCGGCCGGGTCGCCCGGGGCCGTGGTCCGCGCGCCGCCCGCCCGGCCTCCCGAGCCCCGTCCGCACGCCCCTGACCTGGACGATTGACGCTCGGCGTCAATCGTCGCGCGACGCCCGCGGACCGGGTCCACAGTGGATGCATGAGCGCGATCGAGCAGTACCTCATCGACACGTACCGGGCCTCGCAGCACCAGCAGCCGATGCCCCCGCCACCCGGCCGCGACGACGTCGCCGTGCTGCGGGCGGTCCGCACCTACGGCAGGTTCCTGGCCGTCCTCGACGGCCGCCCCGCCGCCCGCCACCCGTGGCGCACCGCTGTCCGCCGCATCCTGCCGCCGCCCGGCGCGTAGGCCGGCCGCGGCGCCAGGCCCTGTCGTCAAAGGAGACCGGCCCGCGAAGCCCGGCACCTTCCGGCCTCGGGTGCGCCGGACGCCTGATCGGCTCCACTGTGACGACAGGGCCCGGGACCCGTGGCGGCCTCGGGTGCGGGGAGCGGGGCCGCGGGCCATGCTGGAGCCATGGACCCGGTCGCAGCGCTCAGCCGGATCGCGTTCCTCCTGGAACGCGCCCAGGCCCCCACGTACCGGGTACGGGCCTTCCGCGCGGCCGCCGAACAGGTCGCCGCGATGCCGCCGGGCGAACCGGCCCGGAGGGCCGCGGACGGGACGCTGGAGTCGGTCCGCGGCATCGGGCCGAAGACCGCGGGCGTGATCGCGCAGGCGCTGGACGGGCAGATCCCCGACTACCTCCAGAAGCTTGAGGAGGAGGCCGACGTCCCGCTGGAAGCCGGCGCGCTGGGCGCGGCACTGCGGGCGGCCCTGCGGGGCGACTGCCACCTGCACTCCGAGTGGTCCGACGGCGGCGCCACCATCGAGGACATGGGGCGGGCGGCGGCCGGACTGGGCCACGAGTGGGCCGCGCTGACGGACCACTCGCCGAGGCTCACCGTCGCCCGCGGCCTGTCGCCCGAGCGGCTGCGCGAGCAACTGGACGTGGTCGCCGAACTCAACACGCAGTGGGCGCCGTTCCGGCTGCTGACCGGCATCGAGTGCGACATCCTGGACGACGGCTCGCTGGACCAGGACCCGGCACTGCTGGAGCGCCTCGACGTGGTCGTGGTGTCCGTGCACTCCAAACTGCGGATGGAGCGGCGGGCGATGACCCGGCGGATGGTCGCCGCCGTGCGCGATCCGCACGCCGACGTCCTGGGCCACTGCACCGGCCGCCTGGTCACCGGCAAGACCCGCCCGGAGTCGGAATTCGACGCCGCGGAGGTCTTCGAAGCGTGCGCCGAGTCCGGCACCGCCGTGGAGATCAACAGCCGTCCGGAGCGCCTTGACCCGCCCCGCCGCCTGTTGCGCGAGGCGGTGGCCGCGGGCGTGCTCTTCGCGATCGACACCGACGCCCACGCGCCGGGCCAGCTGGCCTGGCAGATCAATGGCTGCGCCCGGGCCGAGGAGTGCGGGGTCACGGCAGACCGTGTCGTCAACACCTGGCCCGCGGACCGGCTGCTCGCCTGGACGCACCGCACGGCCGCGGGCGCGGGCCCCGATCAGGGGCGGTAGCTGTTCCCGCCGTTGAGCGGGGTGTTGTGGACGGCGAGCGAGGAGTACTCGGCGCGGGAGCGGGCGGCCCGCATGGTGTGCTCCTGCTCGATCAGGTGGCCGTCCACGCCGTCGGGCCGGCTCCGGCGGCGCCTCAGCAGGGTCACCGCCATCCACACGGCGGCAGTGCCCATGAGGGCGAGAAGGATCCCGACTTCGACCATGATGTGCTCCCCCAAGTCACAGCGGACCGCGATTCTAACCGAAACGGGTCCGGAAGGTACGGCGGTACGGTCCTGACCGTAGGCAGCGCGGCCCTGACCGTACGGCAGCGCGGCCCTGACCGTACGGCAGCGCGGCCCTGACCGTACGGCAGCGCGGTCCGGTGGCGAGGCGCCGGACCGCGCTGCCCGTAGGACTTCGGTGTTACGCCGTCCGGAGCGGGACGCTCACCACCGTGGACGAGGTCTTCGGGTCGCTCCAGTCGGCGTCGAAGCGGGCGTTCACCACGTAGAGCCGTCCGCCGTGGACGGCCGCCGTGGTGGGCTCGTCGAAGCGGGTGTCGGCGATCTGCCGGACGAATTCCGCCCGGCTGCCGTCCGGGCTGATCCGGAACACCTCGACGACGTACTTCCAGTTGCGCACGACGTACAGGGTGCGGCCGTGCACGACCAAGCCGTCACCGAACCCGACCGCTCCGCCGTCCAGCACGGTACGGGTGGCCGCGCCGGTGCGCGGGTCCACCCTGAACAGCGCCTCCGCATGGTCGGACACGACCAGCAGGGCGCGGCCGTCCGGCGTCCGCGCGATCCCGTTCGCCCCCCAGAACTCGCCGCCCGGCGGGGTGGGCGCCCACGCGCCCGACAGGGGCAGGGCGGTGACCTCGGCGGACTGCGCCTCGCGGCCGTGCCGCAGGGACAGCCGGTAGAGGACGTCGTTGAAGGAGTCGGTGAACCAGGCGGCGCCGCAGCCGACCACCACGTCGTTGACGAAGGCCGTGCCGGTCACCGCCTGGTGGGTGGCGAGCACCCGGCCGGTCCGGGGGTCGACCACGCGGAGCTGGCCGCTGCCGCCGCCGGCGACCAGCAGCCGGCCGTACGGGTCGGTCTTCAGGCCCACCGAGATCGGCCCGGTGCCCCGGGTGATCACCTCTCCGCGGCCGGTGGCCGGGTCGAAGCAGTAGATAGACCCGTCGATGATCGAGCCGGTGTACGCGAGGCCGTCGCGGCCGATGGCTATCCCTTCGGGCTGGAAGCCGGGCGGGGTGGCGATCTCGGTGGGCCGGGCGCCGGCGGCGTGCGCCGTGCCGGTGAGCGTGCCCAGCGGGCCGAGGAGCGTGCCGGCGCCGACGGCCGCGGCGGCACCGAGGAAGCGGCGGCGGGACAGGGGAAGTGCCACGGGAGGGGATGTCCTTCCGACGGTGGATCAGGGACCGTGCGCATGACGGGGACACTTCAGCACACGACGGTGGCGGACACTTGCATTCCGCGGAGAACCAGACATTCCGCCGATAACTGGCTGAGGTGCCTCCGGATGCGCGGTCGCGTTGCGCCGCCGCGCTCCCCGGGCGAGGGTCGATGCGACCGACCCCGAGCAGGAGGCGTCCATGGCCATCGCGACGGTGAACCCGACGACCGGCGAGACACTGCGCACCTTCGACGAGCTGGGCCCCGCCGGCATCGAGCAGTGCCTCGCCGAGGCCCACACGGCCTTCGGGACGTACCGCACCACCGGCTTCGCCGAGCGGGCCCGGCTCCTGGAGCGGGCCGCCGACCTCCTGGAGGACGAGACGGAGGACATCGCCCGCACCATGACCACCGAGATGGGCAAGCCGCTGGCGGCGGCCCGCGCGGAGGCGGCGAAGTGCGTGAAGGCGATGCGCTGGTACGCCGCGCACGCCGAGTCCCTGCTCGCCGAGGAGCGCCCGTCCGACGCCGACGCGGCCGACTCGGGTGCCGCGTCGGTGCGGACGTACTACCGGCCGCTCGGCGTGGTCCTCGCCGTGATGCCGTGGAACTTCCCCCTCTGGCAGGTCGTGCGCTTCGCCGCGCCGGCCCTCATGGCGGGCAACACGGGCCTCCTCAAGCACGCCTCGAACGTCCCCCAGACGGCCCTCTACCTCGGTGACCTCTTCCACCGGGCCGGCTTCCCGCGCGGCTGCTTCCAGACGCTGCTCATCGGCTCCGGCGCCGTCGAGGGGGTGCTGCGCGACCCCAGGGTGGCGGCGGCGACCCTGACCGGCAGCGAGCCCGCGGGCCGCGCGGTCGCGTCCGTGGCGGGCGACGAGGTCAAGAAGACCGTGCTGGAACTGGGCGGCAGCGACCCCTTCCTCGTGCTGCCCTCGGCCGATGTCGCCCGCGCCGCGAAGACCGCCGTCACGGCTCGCGTGCAGAACAACGGGCAGTCCTGCATCGCCGCCAAGCGCTTCATCGTGCACACCGACGTGTACGACGAGTTCGCCGAGCTGTTCACGGCCGCGATGGCGGCGCTCACGGTCGGCGACCCGATGGCGGACGGCACCGACGTGGGACCGCTCGCCACCGAACAGGGCCGGACCGACGTGGCGGACCTGGTCGACGACGCCGTACGGCACGGCGCCGACGTGCTGTGCGGGGGCCGGCGGCCGCCGGGTCTGGAGCAGGGCTGGTTCTACGAGCCCACCGTGCTCGCGGGCATCACCCCCGCCATGCGGATCGACCTGGAGGAGACCTTCGGACCGGTCGCCTCGCTGTACCGGGTCGGCAGTCTCGACGAAGCCGTCGAACGCGCCAACCACACGCCGTTCGGGCTGAGTTCCAACGTCTGGACGCGCGACGAGCAGGACATCGCCCGGTGCGTCCGCGACCTCCAGGCGGGCGGGGTCTTCTTCAACGGCATGACCGCCTCGCACCCCGCGTTCCCGTTCGGCGGAGTGAAGCGCTCGGGCTACGGCCGGGAGCTGTCGGGGCACGGCATCCGCGAGTTCTGCAACATCACGACGGTGTGGCACGCCGCCGACCCGTCCTGACGGCCCGACGCGTCAGCGGCTCGACGGCCCGACGGGGCATCGGACCAATGGACCCAAGCCGTGACAGCCGCTTTCGGTCGCGTCCCGACCGAATCCGGCCTGATACGGGGCACAGCATGCCGGAACACCCGCACGGCGGAGGGAGGATCACAGGGCAGGACCACCGACTGGGAACAGCCAGGAAGAGCAGGAAGAGGTGACCGGCGTGGCCGTCGAGCTGAACCACACCATCGTGTCCGCCCGCGACAAGCACCGCTCCGCGGAGTTCGTCGGCAGACTCCTCGGGATCGAACCCAGCCCGGAATTCGGGCCCTTCGTCCCGCTGACCCTCGCCAACGGTGCCACCCTCGACTACGCCAACGCGCCCGACGGCGCGCAGATCACCGTCCAGCACTACGCCTTCCTCGTCAGCGAGGCGGACTTCGACGAGATCTTCGGCCGCATCCAGGCGGCCGGCCTGCCCATCTGGGCCGATCCGTACGGGACCCGGCCGGGCGAGATCAACCACAACGACGGCGGCCGCGGGGTCTACTTCCGGGACCCCGACGGCCACATCCTGGAGATATTCACCCGGCCGTACGGCAGCGGCTCCGCGTAACCGGCGGGGCGGGCGGGGCGGGTGCGGGCGGGGGGCAGGGTCAGCCCGCCTGCACCCGCTCCAGCACCTTCATCCCCAGGGCCAGCGCCTCGTCGGGTTCGCCCACGCACTGCTGGAAGTCGACGAAGCAGCACTCCGCCCCGCTCTCCCGGACCCCGGCCAGCACCGCCGCGATGTCGTCGGCCGACGCGCCGGGCCGCGGGTTGTGGCGGATGTCGCGGCGCAGCAGGCCCGGGTCGCGCCCGGCCCCGTCGGCGGCCCGGCGCGCGATGTCCCACAGCCCCGCCTGCGCCTCCGGCGGCATCACCACACCGGCCCAGCCGTCCGCGCGCCGCCCGATCCGGGCCATCGCCGCCGGGCTGAAACCACCCAGCAGCACCGGCGGCCCGGACGGGCGGACCGGGCGCAGGCCGACGTACGACCGCGGGATCGTCCACTGCGGGCCCTCGTGGCCGAACACCTCGTCGGTCCAGAAGCCGTGCAGGATGTCGAGGATCTCCTCCAGCAGCGCCCCGCGGCGGCCGAAGTCGGCGTTCACCGCGGTGTATTCGTCCCGCAGCCACCCGATCCCGAGCCCCGCGACGAGCCGGCCACCGCTGACCTGGTCGAGGGAGGTGAGCGTACGGGCGAGCAACAGGGGCGGATACCAGGGGGCGTTGAGGGTGCTCGTGCCCAGCCGCACCCGGCGGGTCGCGCCGGCGGCGACCGTCAGGACCGTGAGCGGGTCGAGGAAGGTGCGGTACTCCGGCGGGTACGGGTTCTCGGCGGTGTACCCGGGATAGATGTCGCTGGGGGCGACCGGCGTCAGGGAACGGTCCCCGGCCCAGAGGGAGTCGAAGCCGGCCTCTTCCGCTTCGCGCGCGAACGCGGCGATCCGCTCCGGGCGGGCGTGAGTTCCGTACTGCGGCAGCGCTATACCTATGTCCATCCCCCCAGTCTGCGACGCCCACCCCCCTTCCCCACCAGGTCTCCAACGGCGCGCCGCCCATCCGCCCGGCGGGAGCGCCTTTCATCGTTGGCAGCAACCTCCAGCCTCCCCGGCTGCCCGAGGGGCAAAGTCAGCCTCGCCGGCGTTTGAGGCGCGGGTCCGGGCGGAGCCCGGTGCCCGGCGCCAGCCGGGTTGTCTTGGGGCTCCGCCCCAAACCCCGCGCCTCAAACGCCGGCGAGGCTGGATGTTGTGCCCCAGGGCACGAGCGAGGCTGGGGGTTGTGCCCCAGGGCACGAGCGAGGCTGGATGTTGTGCCCCAGGGCGTCGGCGAGGCACGCGGTTGCCATCGGGGGACCGGCGAGGCTGGGGGCTGCCCGGCAGGGCGTTGTGCCTCGGCGCCGGCGGCGTTGGAGGTCGCGGCGCGGGGCGTTGCAGCCGTGGCGCGGCGGTAACGCAGGGTGATCGGGCGCGTGCCCGGGCGGCGCCGCAGGGCGGTGGCCGGCGGACGGAAATACCATGGGGACGGCGGGGGAGCCGGACGCACATCGGAGCGGCTCATGACCTCGCGTCGTCCCCCGCGCTCGGCGAGCGCCGACGACCTGCTGGCCACGCTCGGCCGGCTCACCGCCCAGGCACGGGAGGGCGCGGAACTCCAGCGGGCGCGCGTGGAGCTGGCCGAGGCGCTCCAGCGCGAGATGCTGCCGGCCACCCTGCCCGAGGTACCGGGCCTGCGCACCGCCGCCCGCTACATGCCGGCCCGGGAGGGCCTCGACATCGGCGGCGACTGGTTCGACGGCTTCCTGCTGCCCGAGGGCGCGCTCGGTTTCTCCATCGGCGACGTCCAGGGCCACGACGTCGAGGCCGCGGCCTTCATGGGGCAGATCCGGATCGGGCTGCGGGCGGTGGCCGCGGCCGCGGACGACCCGGGAGAGGTCCTCAGCCGGGCCAACGACCTCCTCCTGTCCATCGACTGGAACCTCTTCGCGACCTGCACCTTCCTCCGTTTCGACCCGGAGACCTGGGAGCTCGAAAGCGCCCGCGCCGGCCACGTGCCCGCCGTCTGGGCGACCGTCGACGGCCGGTACGGCATCGTGGAGGACGACGGCGGGCTCCCCCTCGGCATGCTGCCCGGCGGCGGCTACCCGGTGACCCGCCGCACCCTCCGCGAGGCGGGCGCCTGGGTCCTCCTCACGGACGGCGTGGTCGAGGGGCCCGCGTTCCCGATAGAGGTGGGGCTGGCCCAGGTGGCCCGCGTGGTCCGCGAGGGCGCCGGCGCCGAGCCCGAGGAGCTGGCCGCCGAGGTGATGAAGGTCGCCGACGCCACCGGCCACGCGGACGACGCCGCGGTCCTCGTCCTGCGCCACGACGCGGCGGCGCCCGCGCCGTAGCGCGTGTCACGCCGGGATCCGCGGCCGCCGCCGGTGTCTCATACGGTGGTGCGCACCGAGCGATGGCGAGGCCCCGCCACATCCCTGCTGTGGATCCTCGCCGTCGCGTTCGCCTACGGTGCGACCGGGCTCCTGGGCCTGCTCCAACGGGTCGAGGTCGCGGGCGCCGCCGTCACCCCGCTGTGGCTGCCCACCGGGATCGCGCTCGCCGCGCTGCTCACGCTGGGGCTGCGGATCTGGCCGGGGATCGCACTGGGCGCGGGCTTCGTCATCCACACGCTCAGCGCGTTCGAAGCCGTCGACTTCGCCATCGTCGCGGGCAACACCCTCGCGCCGATCGCCGCGTACGCGCTGCTGCGCCGGGCGGGTTTCCGCAACGAACTGGACCGGCTGCGGGACGGACTGGCGCTTGTCTTCCTGGGCGGCCTGCTGCCGATGCTGGTCAGCGCGACCGTCGGCACCTGGGTGCTCGTCCTCACCGACAACCTGCCCGCCGCCCGGAGCTGGCCGGTGTGGTGGGCCTGGTGGGCCGGCGACGCGATGGGAGTCCTGGTCGGCACGCCCCTGCTGCTCGTCCTGCGCAGGATCGGTCCGGTCCGCGACCCCTACCGGGCGGTGGAGGCGGCCGCACTCGTGGCCAGCGTCGTCCTGGTCACGCTGCTCGCCACCCGCAGCCCGCTGTCCGTGCTCTTCCTGGTCTTCCCGCTGCTGATCTGGGCCGCCGTGCGCTTCCAGCTCGCGGGCGCCGCGCCGTGCGTACTGATCGTGTCCGTGCTGTCGATCTCGGCGGCCATCGACCACGCCGGCCCGTTCGCCCGCCACACGCTCGCCGAAGTGATGGTCAACCTCCAGGCGCTCAACGGCTCCGCCGCGCTGACCGCGCTGCTGCTGTCAGCCCTGGTCACCGAGCAGAACAACGTCCGCCGGAAGATCGAACGGGCCTGCGAGGAGCTGGCCGAACTCGTCGCCCGCCTGCCCCGAGGCCGCTCCCCGGACTGACCGGGCGTACGGGCCGCCGCCGGTCGTACGGGGACGACCGTACGGGCCGGTCGGGCCGACCCGTACGACCCGTACAACCCGTACAACCCGTACGGGCCGACCCTTGCGTGCGAGCCGTACAACCCGTACGGCCCGACCCTCGCGTGCGACCCGTAGCACCCGTACGACCCGCAGCACGCCTACAACCCGTACGGCCGGTCAATCCGACGTACGGGTCACTCCGGGGGATCCGCGGGCTCGGTGCTCCCGGGGGCGGGCCGCTTGGAGCCGAGGAGTTCCAGGGCCTCGGCGACCCGGCCGAAGAAGGCCGTGCACGCCGCCTCGCTGCACGGGATCTCGGGGTTCCACGGCTCGACGGCCGCGCGGTCCGTGAGCGTGCGCCAGGCCGACACCCGCGCCAGATCGTGCGGCTGGACGGCGCTGCCCCGACAGTCGGCCAGCACGAGGTCCGCCCCCAGTGAGGCGGCCCGCTCCGCGTCGGCCGTCAGCCAGTTGACGCCGCCGCCCGCCGGCGGCTCGATCAGGTCCACCCCGAGCCGCGCCAGCCGGTGCAGGTCGGGCCAGGTGCCCGGACGCGCCAGGTGCACCGTGTCCGGACCGGCCGCGGACAGCGCCAGCACCCGCAGCCGTCCGGGGCCCGTCCCGGCCGCCGCCCGCACCGCCGACTCGGCGGTCGCGAGATCCGCGCCCGGTACGGGCACCTGCGCGCCGAGCGAACCGGCCAGCTCCGCGAACCGCGCGAGGACCGAACCGAGCGGCTGAGCGCCGTCCACCGCCAGAGCCACCAGCGGCACCCCCAGCCGCCCCGCGACGGCCTCCGGGAGCGCGTACGGCCGCTCGCCGTCGTACGTGACGTCCACGACCAGATCCGGCCGGGCGTCCCGCAGGGCGGCCTCGTCGAGGACGTCGCCCGCCCCCGCGTAGCGGACGGGGACGGCGGCGAGACCGCCCGCCTTGGCCGGGTCCAGCTCCGCCCCGTCGTGCCCCGACCCGTAGACCGCGACCGGCCGTACCCCCAGATCCCACAGCGCGGCCCCGGCCCGTACGTACGCCGCGATACGCAACGGACGGCTGCCCGCTGCCGCCGTCACGCCCCTGTCGTCGGTGAACCGCCATGCTGCTCCGTCGAACGCCACGAAGACCCGCCCCCTCGCCCCGGCCGCACCCCTGCCCGGACCCTGTCCGGATTCCTGCCCCCACCTTGAAACCCGGCCACGGGCGGCGCAAGAGCGCCCGCCCGTGGCCGGATCTGACAGAAAGCCGTCATTGCGGTCATCGGCGGCGCGGATGACCATGGACGCATGCCTGCTCCCCGCCGTGTCGTCATCGCGGTCTTCGCCGATGTCGACCTCCTCGATGTCACCGGCCCCGCCGAGGTGTTCGCGCTGGCCAACCGCGAGACCGCCGGCCGCGCGGGCTACGAGGTGCAGCTGGCGGGACCGGCCCGCGGGCCGGTCACCACCTCGGCGGGGGTGCGGCTGATCGCCGACCTGTCCTTCGCCGAGGTCGGTGGAGTACTGGACACGCTGCTCGTGCCCGGCGCCGTCGACCCGGGACCCGGCGGTCCGGTGGCCCGGATCGACCGGGAGGTCGTGGACTGGGTGCGGGCGATCGCGCCCGAGGCCCGCCGGGTGGCGTCGGTGTGCGTGGGCGCGCACCTGCTGGCCGCCGCCGGGCTGCTCGACGGGAGGACGGCGACCACGCACTGGTCGACCGCCGCGCAGCTGGCGGCCGACCACCCCGAGGTGACGGTGGACCCGGACCCGATCTTCCTGCGCTCCGGGAACGTCTGGACCGGGGCCGGGATCAGCGCCTGCATGGATCTCGCGCTGGCGCTGGTGGCCGAGGACCTGGGCGAGGAGGTCGCTCTCGCGGTCGCCCGGCAGCTGGTGATGTACCTCAAGCGCCAGGGCGGGCAGAGCCAGTTCTCGGTCCCGCTGAGCCGGCCCCCGGCCTCCCGCAGGGACATCGACGACCTGCGGATGTTCATCGCCGAACACCTTGACGGCGACCTGTCCGCGGCGGCCCTGGCGGTACGGATGCACCTGAGCGAACGTCACTTCGCCCGGGTGTTCCGCCAGGAGACCGGCACCAGCCCCGCCTCGTACGTGGAGGCGGTCCGGGTGGAGGCGGCCCGGCGTCTCCTGGAGGGCACCGACCAACCCCTCGACGGGGTCGCGGCCGCGTGCGGGTTCGGCTCCGTCGAAACCCTGCACCGGGCGCTGCGCAAGCAGATCGGCACCTCCCCGGCGGCCTACCGCCGTCGCTTCCGCACCACCGGCTGACTCCCGGCCGGCCCTTCCGACGAGCACCGGGCGCCCGAGCGCCCCGGCGCGGCTTCGCCGTGCCCTCGTCCCGTCATCCCGTCACCCCGCCATTCCGTCACCCCGCCATTCCGCCATCCCGTCATCTCTTCGAAAAGGACACTCTGATGACCGCTTCCGCCACTGCTCCGACCGCCGCGACGGCCCCGACCGCTCCCACGGCCCCGACCGCTCCCACGGCCACGACCGCCGCGGCGTCCCCGACCCTGCGTGACGTGTCCGGTTTCGACGACCGGCTGCCCCGGCTCGCCGACGCCACCCTCATCATGATCGACTTCCAGAACACCTACCGCACCGGCGTCATGGCCCTCGAAGGCGCCGAGGAGGCCGTCGCGGCCGGCGCCCGCCTGCTGGCCGCCGCCCGCGCCGCCGGCACCCCGGTGGTCCACGTCGTCAACGACGGCGGCGAGAGCACCCCGTACGACATTCGCGCCGAGATCGGTTCCATCAGCCCCGAGGTCGCGCCGCGCGACGGGGAGCCCGTCGTCGTCAAGCAGGTCCCGAACGCGTTCCACGAGACCGGACTGGAGAAGACCCTGCGCGCTCTCGGGGCCGGCAGCGAACTCGTCCTCGCCGGCTTCATGACCCACATGTGCGTCACGTTCACCGCCGAAGGCGCCTTCCTCCGGGGCTACCGGCCCACCGTCGTCGCCGAGGCCACCGCCACCCGCCCGCTGGCCGCGCCCGACGGTTCCGTACTCCCCGCGGCCGCGCTCCAGGCGGCGGCCCTCACCACCATCGGCGACCTGTTCGGCCTGATCGCCCCCACCACGGCACACCTCATCAGCGCCGTCTCCTGACCGCCGTCTCCTGAACCGCCGCCTCCTGCCCGGTCCGGGAGGGCGTCACGCGAACCGGCTTCGGTACTGCCGGGGGCTGAGGCCGGTCTCGCGGCGCATCAGGGCACGGAGGTTGGCGGTGGTGCCGAGCCCGCTGCGGCGCGCGACCACCTCCAGGCGGGACTCGCCGCGCTCGATCAACCGGCAGGCCAGGGAGACCCGTTCGCCGGTGAGCCAGGCCAGCG
It contains:
- a CDS encoding PP2C family protein-serine/threonine phosphatase; this translates as MTSRRPPRSASADDLLATLGRLTAQAREGAELQRARVELAEALQREMLPATLPEVPGLRTAARYMPAREGLDIGGDWFDGFLLPEGALGFSIGDVQGHDVEAAAFMGQIRIGLRAVAAAADDPGEVLSRANDLLLSIDWNLFATCTFLRFDPETWELESARAGHVPAVWATVDGRYGIVEDDGGLPLGMLPGGGYPVTRRTLREAGAWVLLTDGVVEGPAFPIEVGLAQVARVVREGAGAEPEELAAEVMKVADATGHADDAAVLVLRHDAAAPAP
- a CDS encoding MASE1 domain-containing protein: MVRTERWRGPATSLLWILAVAFAYGATGLLGLLQRVEVAGAAVTPLWLPTGIALAALLTLGLRIWPGIALGAGFVIHTLSAFEAVDFAIVAGNTLAPIAAYALLRRAGFRNELDRLRDGLALVFLGGLLPMLVSATVGTWVLVLTDNLPAARSWPVWWAWWAGDAMGVLVGTPLLLVLRRIGPVRDPYRAVEAAALVASVVLVTLLATRSPLSVLFLVFPLLIWAAVRFQLAGAAPCVLIVSVLSISAAIDHAGPFARHTLAEVMVNLQALNGSAALTALLLSALVTEQNNVRRKIERACEELAELVARLPRGRSPD
- a CDS encoding ABC transporter substrate-binding protein, translating into MAFDGAAWRFTDDRGVTAAAGSRPLRIAAYVRAGAALWDLGVRPVAVYGSGHDGAELDPAKAGGLAAVPVRYAGAGDVLDEAALRDARPDLVVDVTYDGERPYALPEAVAGRLGVPLVALAVDGAQPLGSVLARFAELAGSLGAQVPVPGADLATAESAVRAAAGTGPGRLRVLALSAAGPDTVHLARPGTWPDLHRLARLGVDLIEPPAGGGVNWLTADAERAASLGADLVLADCRGSAVQPHDLARVSAWRTLTDRAAVEPWNPEIPCSEAACTAFFGRVAEALELLGSKRPAPGSTEPADPPE
- a CDS encoding GlxA family transcriptional regulator, coding for MPAPRRVVIAVFADVDLLDVTGPAEVFALANRETAGRAGYEVQLAGPARGPVTTSAGVRLIADLSFAEVGGVLDTLLVPGAVDPGPGGPVARIDREVVDWVRAIAPEARRVASVCVGAHLLAAAGLLDGRTATTHWSTAAQLAADHPEVTVDPDPIFLRSGNVWTGAGISACMDLALALVAEDLGEEVALAVARQLVMYLKRQGGQSQFSVPLSRPPASRRDIDDLRMFIAEHLDGDLSAAALAVRMHLSERHFARVFRQETGTSPASYVEAVRVEAARRLLEGTDQPLDGVAAACGFGSVETLHRALRKQIGTSPAAYRRRFRTTG
- a CDS encoding isochorismatase family protein, whose product is MMTASATAPTAATAPTAPTAPTAPTATTAAASPTLRDVSGFDDRLPRLADATLIMIDFQNTYRTGVMALEGAEEAVAAGARLLAAARAAGTPVVHVVNDGGESTPYDIRAEIGSISPEVAPRDGEPVVVKQVPNAFHETGLEKTLRALGAGSELVLAGFMTHMCVTFTAEGAFLRGYRPTVVAEATATRPLAAPDGSVLPAAALQAAALTTIGDLFGLIAPTTAHLISAVS